The Melitaea cinxia chromosome 9, ilMelCinx1.1, whole genome shotgun sequence DNA segment ATATTTTAAAGCTTTTAAATTGAATCCCTTAGTATTTTCCAGATGGTCTACCAGTCTGCCAGGTGTGGCTATGATAATATGTGGTTTCTTTGACAGCATTAAAGCTTGTGCGACCATGTCCATACCTCCCACTATCACAGCACATTTTACACCTATACTTGCTCCTATCGAAGAGTAGACAATTTTGGAAATTAATAATTGtcctttttattatctttttgaaGATTTTATGTTAtagaataattgaaatataagaGATACActgaacataattattaaaaatgcacaagatgaattgaaaaatttaaaaactttaaacagATTGAAACTGAGTCGCTCAATAAGCAAAATTACATTactaatttatcaaaataaaatttagtaacaAAATAAGTTTAACAAATTACCTAAAGCCTCAAATTGTTCGGAAATCTGGAATGCCAATTCACGAGTGGGTGTCAATATAAGTGCAAAGTATCTCTGTGGGTTCTCCAGTAGGGCCTGAAGGATAGGCAAAGCAAAAGCTCCGGTCTTGCCTGACCCTGTTTCAGCTAATCCAATTATATCTTTCCCTTGCAATGCTACTGGAATGGcttctttttgaatttttgacgGGTTTTTCCATTTTAGCTCTGAACACGCTTCGCATAACACATCGACAACACcctaaatgagaaaaaaaaacacatttaacaTAGCTTCTAAAAgcatagttataaaattaatgacgaATACTACTTTAAACATTATactagtaatatattttacataaatcctTAGTATTAtgaatgtttttttgtttataaccTCACATGACACTtcgtgttatttattttaacttactaAATCTTTAAACGTGACCGTTTCTTCTTCTTTCTCGTTTTGTTCCTCAACTTGATTTTCTACTTCTTCTTCTACTACTTCTTCTTTAGAGCTTACACTCGCATTATCACTGCTATCACTATCTGCCGTCATGGTTTTGCagaattttaaagaatttttataaaaacacattacaCAACCATGCTCGATGCTATTAATGACAATATTGATGACATCAAGATGACATTTGTAGTTGTCAGTTTCTTCAACTAGTAATTGCTGCCAACCAAACGTAGTGAACGCCGTTACCATACATTATACACTTGTATAGATACTGCATTGAGATGAGAACAAGAAGCTTAAACAGTAAACAGGTGAGAAATACcattacaacaaaaaattaaagaatccaCAATTTACTTCCtttgttttaattatcaaaaaattcaaataggTAATGATTATAAGTTTAACTTAATAAGTATCATAATATGCTAAAGAAattaatgttttgattttataatgtaGTTAGTAActtattcaaaaatgtaaaacTTATCTATTATTTCCGATATAAATTCATTTGTGAAATACAACTTGTCAAAAAggcaaattatatattttattctttaatagAAGCATAGCAAATTAATGTGAGTTTGCTGTGTAAAGTATAATACAACAAAAGTcaaaaaaatcagcaaaatattttaaaatgaaagaagTTGTTAaatcattaacaaaaaaaaaagaatttgaaaAATCTCTAAAGTTGTCAACTTTACAATATACCTACTGTATATTTATATCTGTTGTCGATTAGTCTGTAACAAGGAACTTATATTGGGTATAACTTCCTTGGTCTGTAAGTACATgtccatagattatacacttatatactggtatacATGTCAATCATTTAATTTGGCGTTTTTGAGGTTAAGCAATTGATGTTGTTTATTGAGATTAGTTTTCTACGAAGTAATAAGTTaacataaattaacaaacatttCAATTAAACATGGCCAAGCATCATCCTGATCTTATTTTCTGCAGAAAACAACCCGGTGTCGGTAAGTTTTAAGCAAATAAATGTTAACTACATCCAACGCTCCCAATTTcttaaaactgaaaattttgTTAACAGCTATCGGTCGTTTGTGTGAAAAGTGTGACGGAAAATGTGTAATTTGCGATTCATACGTACGTCCCTGCACCTTGGTGCGTATTTGTGACGAATGCAACTACGGTTCATATCAAGGAAGATGCGTTATATGTGGAGGACCCGGCGTCTCAGATGCTTACTATTGTAAAGAGTGTACAGTACAGGAGAAAGACGTaagtattacaattattataaattttaataagagaTTGAGGAAATTAAGTTTGGAAGctaataatgatatttaaatatttttgttttggttgtaaattcaataatataaaaagagaatttagaaaaattctctttttataatttctggTTTGTCTAAAAACAAGTTCTCATTAGGCAGCAAATTTCATATGTAAccaaatttttaaagttattagtgattgttattttaaataacttactaTAAAATTGTAAGTAAAATCTTTTGGAGTTTAAGGAAATCTTTTCATTTAGAGCTCTTAATATGAATATCTCCAGACCTATAGGTAGACCTAAACACGTCCTGGGCAAATCTGGACATCTAGTAACACAACAAATCTCCAACAACTAGGATGCCTAAAAGAGACctacatgtataatatacaaaaatatattataattttattgattaggaaaaaaaatttaaattattttatttatttattttacagaggGATGGATGTCCAAAGATTGTTAACTTGGGCAGCTCAAAGACTGATCTGTTCTACGAAAGAAAGAAATATGGTTTTAGACGGCACTAGcagtaacattatttttaaattattcttaaatattatataataattacttttcacctaaaatattaataagtaatttgtTTGGGCAAGTTAGATGTGATAAAGTTTGTGAATGAAAATGATTTCATAAGTACATTTACTTGTCAGAAAATGTTTGAATGCAGAAAGATTTCATTTTTTATCTTCATAAccaaaaatattaagtacagtAAAGTCCGTTTGTAATGACATCGCAAGGGATTGACAAACAAGTCATAATAAGCGGACGTCATACAAAGCGTTTTGTGAAatgaaaaaccttttttatgtaaatatgaatGTACTTAAGTAGTTTAACACATAAACATAGTAATtacatatgtatacatacatattaaatcaaaatcaaaattgcaCGTAATCAGCACATTATAACACATacaagtgtatttttattataagtaatctgtaatttttgtttgcttttgttttttcattttattgtataaacaaTCTCTAATGCTATTGTGTATAGAAGACATAGCTATGGCcaaattatcattttcaatattGCTGTGAACAAATCGGGATAATAATTCTGCAGCTTTTAATGCCTCTTTTGCGGTAGGAATCATGTCGGTCATTATAACCggacataatttattaaaaatgggtCATAATAAGCGACATGTCACTGTAAGGGAAGTCATTATATCCGACTATTTATAAAGAATTTCATATGAAAACCAAACTTCGTAGTATAGTTACGTCATAATAACCGGTTGGTCAATATAGGCGGAGTCATAATAAACGAATTCTACTGTACTCAATATGTTTCCGAGAGATAGTAACTTTCATATTATTCCGAATTCGAAATTTTGATTGGGTGCTAATATGCCtctaaaaatttacattgtttTCTAAATTGATAAGTCAGCCACGAATAACGAGCGTCTGAATGATACTATCTTAGCCACTAGCTATCTTCTATGTAAGCTCTAAATACAACTCAGCTTGGTGGTTTTTTTTAGCATCTAAATTTGTAACATGCATTCAAGCAATAAActcctaaaatattaatttatgacaTCGTTTAAAATGTAACACATCCCACATTAATTTATCGCTAAAATTGCCATCacatagtaaattattattcgcaAAGTTTTTGACATTAACTTCGTAGGACAGCTTCTTTTTTCAAAGAGTTCATCTAAGAAGTTTCTTAAGTAaactcattttataaatttaattttatgcacTAAATGTTGaccaagtaaaaaataaaaaataattttgcgatTTGACTGTCAAAGTTACCCTTGTCAATCAAAGTTACCCCAAGTGACCGtagtaattgtatataaaatagtttatatcgGCTTGATCTGTgtctaaagaaatatttgtccGGTAATTTCATGCCTGACATCTGCGATTCAAGCTGTGCTTAGTGCAGATGCCGTTAGAAATAATTACATTGTATAGTTTTCAtggcaataaagattattattattattattattaattatggcCACTTAATACTTTGAAAATTCAATTTGTGTATTGAAATATTGTTCCGTGTCGTCTCCGGTGCTTCGGAAGGTGTAGCCCTTCGCCCTTGCGTTTTGTTACAGCGGGCgggggctgccctccctccgcacCTACGGTTTCTAAagaacactctaggggtagggcaaaCAAGACTTCTTAAGGTGATTCCGTTCCGTGACCATTTTGAGGCCTAAGTCAATATCCGTTAGATTCcacccaaataaaaaaaaattaacgtcgGTTGTTTTTTAACGCAAGAGCGAAGGGCTTCCGTAGCGCCGGAGATGTGAcggaacgaaattatgccgataaacggtctaattttgaACTTAGTTCAAtggaatttcttttttttccaaAATGGTGCATTAACTTGTATCGTGAGTTGTACGGGGGAGTGTGGTGGACATGATACTGTCTATGgaagcttaaaaatatattttttgaggaCCTTGTGTTGAAGCTGTAAAACGTAAAATGGTGATACGTGGCTGAGTTAGTGAATTAGAtggcaaataaaaataagaaggacaagtaaaaataattgttaatctTTACTTGACGCTTTCTATAGAATATTTAGTTGGCGCTGTAAAAAAGATGAGTTAGTTTATTAGAGGCTATCTCGTTTTCCCGTTGCTTAGTTATAAAATGTGAAGTTAGATCATGTGGCCAATGAAGAAATCTGTGGCTAGACttattattttccatttttatttgCTCATTCTAATGGCTTCCAATGCAACCAAAGTACCCCAGAGAGTTTCGCCAATGCTACGTGGCACAGacaaaacaagaaaaatattttgacttgTTTTCTCCGAAGGGTCTgtaagtgtttttttaaattattaaaatttttgtctgttgatTAGACACAACTGCAAAGATGATGAATGGTTTAAAGATTGACACATCATAGGACTTTTTATGGGGAAAATCtaaattgtacataattatatgtatatttaaagaatgt contains these protein-coding regions:
- the LOC123656681 gene encoding PHD finger-like domain-containing protein 5A, producing the protein MAKHHPDLIFCRKQPGVAIGRLCEKCDGKCVICDSYVRPCTLVRICDECNYGSYQGRCVICGGPGVSDAYYCKECTVQEKDRDGCPKIVNLGSSKTDLFYERKKYGFRRH